The following coding sequences are from one Schizosaccharomyces osmophilus chromosome 1, complete sequence window:
- the atg2 gene encoding autophagy associated intermembrane lipid transfer protein Atg2, translated as MRLPSWLKNSSSWLWSAALSGAVQRRLLAFALQKLIGSILQEDVRPEDIQLLFSKGVLVLSNLQLNCEFLNAVIPFPTIRVVKGIVRKLVLHVNLTDLVNLNVELEVQGLALDVTLIQTGEYMDSTIYQDASSQLDILDNVVDYMNKTASQDFEEEVRSEGLDDEIPDNSRNLLDNILQKCLASTSVIVEHLKLALKPSHYPTALEMSIDFINFSSFNNSSLSRLLNISGIVLSMVKQDNDSGIRNSSSSGGLAHSLSSSASSAMEDARSFFTPESETSESPTMYVSSAKEIAPSDPSLNPDESKETDRAIFFRSTGEFRCVFSIEVSTLLVIEAHVPPCVFDLSPQVCAFLLYLFRLFSDSSNFSNMGSDAAKSPFDNVQLDIHVSSFKVNVHCRLPDTVDCLTAADILDQLHWAPENSSNLEMHFNQIQISNDNHDLNDLFMTFSNFGIFMDDSPLISFDKAMHSSCSISFHMENLQSTITLRMSSGEISLPFEKFINIKEFFVTFFKDFAMLQNYFLGFTEISRRQDAYQSSNSLNVKSKGPTIEVIVLLDRFQFQLTKRRSEQLTTCFSIAASHLQLTRKSLGTFSSVLVFSKNISFDMENYSAAEYPWKSISSETVLRISNGIFETHAISGLPAFNVFVQQDEFYHPKFQKLANKSACHENHFYVAFDGLHLAINKEVIESFKSLIEDISAAFSNPVTPKNRVQPDFRNFLKIRIRDFSLRSSHEDGNSLLLKSDRIKHYMSWVGAELISLDSRTYNLSAYYSTRFFKDRPLLSVVRNFKNGEKYILNLSLTFFFQNHIGSTNELQASVIDLGYEHYIADFWLTNFLKTYFPQDPEVPFLEFPRFPYSINLTVSDCILGLNPSTMESKLLMHLKALEIQVGAILLETTINIKAFTSEAFLYIINKLNEDVMSEKKPLFQEELWKSDAKLSQMAADVTIGFVIQSLGYIELARISGLNTEVTVRINNGDLATYINLNNADLHLQSCADSTQLFFQIISDCSTPKNDNQVKDYLVSPNPSYTDLLREVDTEFFADIVNLRSLRSSDTDISVSNQTLDIVNDYYTSSVSSEDKSSQSAASRDSSQSEILSDDYDDLNFSDEEALASEDNLKQDIELIEDHFLSQGSIEHPNHDGEVNEYDMKLVISNVRVSWELYDGYDWNSTRHIISEAIETFLQNSKTKNKDGGKTHVFESICLEGFSQIEKIYFDKIAEAIDVNYRTESLSKYERQHILRLGRSNSNKVMIEIIGLMGSFTSLRGEKVSNDVLSELELGIKDLTIYDHLLSSTWNKFFSRDTRSPSSKNRNHHMNIRFATVRPLPELMNNELRVEIGILPSKMYIDQDTLDFIIRFFTFKPEVPTETDVSTTDLPFFQSICVHATHFTVDYKFKNPNPAGIKSGRLPDFGNFLVVQGSEVFLRQLQIYGLSGIEEFLHALLTVWFQDIRNSQLQKVLNGLVPIRTLFTVGSGVKDIFVSPVKGLQKKRSMRRFRHGVLKFTGKYMNDLLSFNAQGMTGTHALLKQVEEYLQSSRELRSRRFSYYANQPESLEQGLLEGYHGFRQGLVGARTTLQSIPGEASQSASLGSAAQVVSKKMPLAMLKPMVGATEAVSKTLWGLSNSLQPQRRHNLREKYKR; from the coding sequence ATGAGGTTACCCTCATGGTTAAAAAACTCGTCTTCTTGGCTGTGGAGTGCTGCGTTGTCAGGAGCAGTTCAACGTCGACTGCTAGCGTTCGCTTTACAGAAGCTCATAGGAtcaattcttcaagaaGATGTTCGTCCAGAGGATATAcagcttttattttcaaaaggagTCCTGGTTTTGTCTAATCTACAACTAAATTGCGAGTTTTTAAATGCAGTTATCCCATTTCCCACCATTAGAGTAGTAAAAGGTATTGTTAGGAAATTGGTTCTGCATGTGAACCTTACAGATCTTGTCAATTTAAACGTGGAGCTCGAAGTCCAAGGATTGGCATTAGATGTAACACTTATTCAAACAGGTGAATATATGGATTCCACAATCTATCAGGATGCTTCCTCTCAACTCGATATTTTGGATAATGTGGTCGATTATATGAACAAGACAGCCTCCCAAgactttgaagaagaggtTAGAAGTGAGGGACTTGACGATGAGATACCTGATAATTCCCGCAATTTACTCGACAACATTTTACAGAAGTGCCTTGCTTCTACTTCCGTGATTGTAGAACATCTAAAATTGGCACTCAAGCCATCTCATTATCCTACTGCTTTGGAAATGAGTAtcgattttattaatttttcttcgtttaaTAACAGCTCATTATCAAGGTTACTGAATATTTCTGGAATCGTTCTGAGTATGGTCAAGCAGGATAATGATTCCGGGATTCGGAATTCATCATCTTCGGGAGGACTTGCTCACTCTTTAAGTTCCTCTGCCTCTAGTGCTATGGAGGATGCACGAAGTTTTTTTACACCTGAGTCTGAGACATCTGAATCACCAACAATGTATGTCAGTAGTGCCAAAGAAATTGCCCCTTCTGATCCTTCTTTAAATCCGGATGAGTCAAAGGAGACAGATCGtgccattttttttcgttctACTGGGGAATTTCGATGTGTATTCAGCATAGAGGTCTCAACATTATTGGTTATAGAAGCTCATGTTCCTCCTTGCGTGTTTGATTTATCCCCTCAGGTTTGCGCTTTTTTGTTGTACTTGTTTAGGCTATTCAGTGATTcatccaatttttcaaacatgGGATCAGATGCAGCAAAATCTCCCTTCGATAATGTTCAACTGGATATTCATGTATCTTCGTTTAAAGTAAATGTCCATTGCAGGCTACCTGATACAGTCGACTGCCTTACTGCGGCTGATATACTAGATCAGCTTCATTGGGCTCCTGAAAATTCCTCTAATCTCGAAATGCACTTTAATCAAATTCAGATATCTAATGACAATCATGATCTTAATGACCTGTTTATGaccttttccaattttggGATATTTATGGATGATAGTCCTTTAATTTCGTTTGATAAGGCAATgcattcttcttgttctatAAGTTTTCATATGGAAAACTTACAGTCTACTATTACATTACGAATGTCAAGCGGTgaaatttctttaccatttgaaaaattcattaatattaaggaattttttgttacgtttttcaaagatttCGCAATGCTTCAAAACTATTTCCTGGGTTTTACTGAGATTAGCAGACGGCAGGATGCTTACCAATCTTCAAATTCCCTAAACGTAAAATCAAAGGGTCCAACAATTGAAGTTATAGTCTTGCTTGACCGTTTCCAATTCCAGCTCACGAAGCGTCGCTCTGAACAACTCACCACATGCTTTTCTATAGCCGCCAGTCATTTGCAGCTAACTAGAAAATCTTTGGGAACCTTTTCTTCCGTACTAGtgttttctaaaaataTAAGTTTTGATATGGAAAACTACTCCGCCGCTGAATACCCTTGGAAAAGCATTTCATCAGAAACTGTTTTGCGAATTTCCAATGGTATTTTTGAGACACATGCGATTTCAGGATTACCAGCATTTAATGTATTTGTTCAGCAAGATGAATTTTATCATCCAAAATTTCAGAAGTTAGCGAATAAATCCGCCTGCCATGAGAACCATTTTTATGTCGCTTTTGATGGGCTTCATTTGGCAATCAATAAAGAAGTGATTGAATCTTTTAAATCATTAATTGAGGATATATCTGCCGCATTCAGCAATCCTGTAACTCCCAAAAATAGAGTGCAGCCGGACTTCAGaaactttttaaaaatacgAATTCGTGATTTTTCGTTGCGTTCATCTCATGAGGACGGAAACtctttacttttgaaatctGACAGAATAAAACATTACATGTCATGGGTTGGAGCAGAACTGATAAGCTTAGATTCTCGTACTTACAATCTTTCGGCTTACTATTCTACACGCTTTTTCAAGGATCGTCCGCTTTTGTCGGTAGTGagaaattttaaaaacggcgaaaaatatattttgaatttgtCGCTCacgtttttctttcaaaatcatattGGTTCTACTAATGAATTACAAGCAAGTGTGATTGATTTAGGGTATGAGCATTACATAGCTGATTTTTGGCTCACtaatttcttgaaaacGTATTTTCCTCAGGATCCTGAGGTGCCTTTCCTTGAATTTCCTAGATTTCCTTATAGCATAAACCTTACAGTATCTGATTGTATTTTAGGGTTGAACCCGTCCACCATGGAATCAAAATTATTGATGCATTTGAAAGCTCTTGAGATTCAAGTCGGTGccattcttttggaaacaaCAATCAACATCAAGGCTTTCACAAGTGAggcttttttatatataattaacaaattaaatgaaGACGTTATGTCCGAGAAGAAACCCttatttcaagaagaaCTTTGGAAGTCGGACGCCAAGCTATCACAAATGGCAGCCGATGTAACCATTGGTTTTGTGATTCAGTCACTTGGATACATCGAATTGGCTAGGATATCGGGCTTGAATACTGAAGTAACCGTACGGATTAATAATGGAGATTTGGCTACATATATAAACCTTAATAATGCTGATTTGCATCTCCAGTCCTGTGCTGACAGCACTCAActatttttccaaattatTTCTGATTGTTCCACTCCGAAGAATGATAATCAGGTTAAAGATTACTTAGTATCTCCAAATCCCAGTTACACGGATTTGCTTAGAGAAGTGGACACGGAATTTTTTGCTGATATTGTAAACCTCAGAAGTTTGAGATCGTCAGATACGGATATTTCGGTTAGCAATCAAACTCTAGACATCGTCAACGACTACTATACTTCTTCTGTTAGTTCAGAAGATAAGTCATCTCAGTCAGCAGCTTCAAGGGATTCTTCTCAAAGTGAAATCTTATCAGATGATTATGATGATCTTAACTtttctgatgaagaagctttAGCATCTGAAGATAACTTGAAACAGGATATCGAGCTTATTGAGGATCATTTTTTAAGTCAAGGATCAATAGAGCATCCTAACCATGATGGCGAGGTTAATGAGTACGATATGAAGCTTGTAATATCCAATGTTCGTGTCAGTTGGGAATTATACGATGGATACGATTGGAATTCGACCAGACATATTATTTCTGAAGCTATCGAGACTTTTTTACAGAATAgtaaaacgaaaaacaagGATGGAGGTAAGACtcatgtttttgaaagtatATGTCTCGAAGGATTTTctcaaattgaaaaaatatatttcGACAAAATTGCCGAAGCTATTGACGTGAATTATCGAACGGAATCTTTATCTAAATATGAAAGGCAGCACATTTTGCGATTAGGTCGCTCGAATAGCAACAAAGTAATGATCGAGATAATTGGATTAATGGGGAGTTTTACATCCTTACGCGGggaaaaagtttcaaacGATGTTTTAAGTGAACTGGAACTTGGTATCAAAGATTTGACTATTTATGATCATTTGCTTTCGTCAACCTGGAATAAGTTTTTTAGTCGTGATACTAGATCGCCATCATCGAAAAATAGGAACCATCACATGAATATTAGATTTGCTACAGTACGCCCTTTACCAGAATTAATGAATAACGAGTTACGGGTGGAAATCGGAATCTTACCTTCAAAGATGTATATAGATCAAGATACGCTGGATTTTATAATTCGCTTTTTTACGTTCAAACCAGAAGTTCCGACGGAAACAGATGTTTCCACTACAGACCTTCCATTTTTCCAGTCTATATGTGTGCATGCTACACATTTCACGGTTGATTATAAGTTCAAAAATCCTAATCCTGCGGGAATAAAAAGTGGAAGATTACCCGATTTTGGAAACTTTCTTGTAGTTCAAGGCTCGGAAGTTTTTTTAAGGCAATTACAAATTTACGGTCTGTCTGGGATCGAGGAATTTTTGCATGCTCTTTTGACTGTTTGGTTCCAGGATATACGTAACAGTCAATTGCAGAAGGTGCTTAATGGACTAGTCCCAATTCGAACACTATTCACAGTCGGAAGTGGAGTGAAAGATATATTTGTGTCTCCTGTGAAaggtttacaaaaaaagcgCTCAATGAGAAGATTCCGGCATGGAGTGTTAAAATTTACTGGAAAATATATGAACGACCTTTTATCATTTAATGCACAAGGAATGACAGGCACGCATGCGTTGTTGAAGCAAGTTGAGGAATACCTGCAATCCTCGAGAGAATTGCGATCAAGAAGATTTAGTTATTATGCAAATCAGCCGGAATCGTTGGAGCAAGGACTGCTAGAGGGTTATCATGGCTTTCGACAAGGCTTGGTCGGAGCAAGAACAACGTTACAATCTATTCCCGGCGAAGCATCTCAAAGTGCGAGTCTAGGTAGCGCTGCCCAAGTAGTAAGCAAGAAAATGCCATTAGCTATGTTGAAGCCCATGGTTGGAGCCACTGAGGCAGTTTCAAAAACCTTGTGGGGTTTGTCTAATTCGTTACAACCTCAGCGCAGGCATAACCTTCGAGAAAAATACAAGAGGTAA
- the rpl4301 gene encoding 60S ribosomal protein L37a gives MTKRTKKVGVTGKYGVRYGASLRRDVRKIEVQQHARYQCPFCGRNTVKRSAAGIWNCHGKACGKAMAGGAWTVTTPAATSARSTIRRLREMVEV, from the exons ATGACGAAGAGAACTAAAAAGGTTGGTGTGACCGGTAAATATGGCGTTCGTTATGGTGCTTCTTTGCGTCGTGACGTCCGCAAGATTGAGGTTCAGCAACATGCTCGTTATCAATGCCCTTTCTGCGGTCGTAACACTGTGAAACGCTCTGCTGCTG GCATCTGGAACTGCCACGGTAAGGCTTGTGGTAAGGCTATGGCCGGTGGTGCTTGGACTGTCACTACTCCTGCTGCCACTAGTGCTCGCTCCACTATTCGCCGTCTTCGTGAAATGGTCGAAGTCTAA
- the atb2 gene encoding tubulin alpha 2, with the protein MREIISIHVGQAGTQIGNACWELYCLEHGIQPDGYMAPEANPDSQDNGFSTFFTETGQGKYIPRSIYVDLEPNVIDEVRTGPYRDLFHPEQLITGKEDASNNYARGHYTVGKEMVDEVTEKVRRIADNCSGLQGFLVFHSFGGGTGSGFGALLLERLAMEYTKKSKLQFSVYPAPQVSTSVVEPYNSVLTTHATLDLADCTFMVDNESCYDICRRNLDIERPSYENLNRLIAQVVSSITASLRFEGSLNVDLAEFQTNLVPYPRIHFPLVTYAPIVSAVKAYHESHSVQDITNQCFEPYNQMVKCDPRAGRYMATCLLYRGDVIPRDVQSAVTSIKAKRTIQFVDWCPTGFKIGICDRPPQHIEGSDIAKVDRAVCMLSNTTSIAEAWSRLDHKFDLMYSKRAFVHWYVGEGMEEGEFSEAREDLAALERDYEEVGQDSMEADYMEEEY; encoded by the coding sequence ATGAGAGAGATCATTTCCATTCACGTTGGTCAGGCAGGAACTCAGATTGGTAATGCTTGCTGGGAGCTTTACTGTTTGGAACATGGAATCCAACCAGACGGTTATATGGCTCCAGAAGCTAACCCAGATAGCCAAGACAATGGGTTTTCTACCTTCTTTACAGAAACAGGTCAAGGAAAATACATTCCTAGAAGTATTTATGTTGATTTGGAGCCCAACGTGATTGATGAAGTGCGCACTGGACCCTACCGGGACCTTTTCCATCCTGAACAATTAATTACTGGTAAGGAAGACGCTTCCAATAACTATGCCCGTGGTCATTACACTGTCGGAAAGGAAATGGTAGATGAAGTGACCGAGAAAGTCCGTCGTATCGCAGACAACTGCTCTGGTCTCCAAGGTTTCCTcgtttttcattctttcggTGGTGGTACTGGTTCTGGCTTTGGAGCCCTTTTGCTCGAGCGTTTGGCCATGGAATATACCAAAAAGTCTAAGCTTCAGTTCTCAGTATACCCAGCTCCTCAAGTAAGTACATCCGTCGTGGAGCCTTACAATTCTGTCTTGACGACTCATGCTACCCTCGATTTGGCAGACTGTACCTTCATGGTTGACAACGAGTCTTGCTATGATATTTGTCGTAGAAACCTCGACATTGAGCGCCCTTCATACGAGAACTTGAATCGCTTGATTGCTCAAGTCGTATCTTCTATCACAGCCTCTCTTCGCTTCGAAGGCAGCTTGAACGTCGATTTAGCTGAATTTCAAACCAACTTGGTCCCTTATCCCCGAATTCATTTTCCACTAGTCACCTATGCCCCTATCGTGAGCGCTGTCAAGGCCTATCACGAATCTCACTCCGTCCAAGATATTACCAATCAATGCTTCGAACCTTACAACCAAATGGTCAAGTGTGATCCTCGTGCCGGTCGTTACATGGCCACTTGCTTGCTTTACCGTGGTGATGTAATTCCTCGTGATGTTCAATCTGCTGTTACGAGCATCAAGGCTAAGCGCACCATTCAATTTGTTGACTGGTGTCCAACCGGCTTTAAAATTGGTATTTGTGATCGTCCTCCTCAACATATTGAAGGAAGTGACATTGCAAAGGTTGACAGAGCTGTTTGCATGCTTTCTAACACTACTTCTATAGCTGAGGCCTGGTCTCGTTTGGACCACAAGTTCGATCTTATGTATAGCAAGCGTGCTTTCGTTCACTGGTACGTCGGTGAAGGTATGGAAGAAGGTGAATTTTCTGAGGCACGTGAAGATCTTGCTGCTTTAGAACGTGATTATGAGGAAGTTGGCCAGGACTCGATGGAGGCTGACTACATGGAAGAGGAATACTGA
- the brx1 gene encoding ribosome biogenesis protein Brx1, whose translation MSTIYKLKTNASRAGDEEEEDAHAPVVTTRKHSEGFVPVKQKVLILSSRGVTYRQRHLLTDLINMMPHTKKDSKFESKDRLYELNELADLYNCNNIYFFESRRREDLYLHIARAPNGPTVKFHIENLHTMDELNMTGNALKGSRPILSFDKTFDSAPHLKIVKELLQQTLGIPKGARRSKPFIDRVCTLTVADNKIWFRNYEIRQNEDSEKDPVTLFEIGPRFVMTIINIIEGSFGGPVIFKNDTFVSATMARAALRKQTAQRYVNRQENKLEHAVRVKQNEYPEDPLEKVFA comes from the coding sequence ATGAGTACCATTTATAAGCTTAAAACCAACGCATCTCGTGCTGgagacgaagaagaagaagatgccCATGCACCTGTCGTTACTACTAGAAAGCACTCTGAAGGCTTTGTTCCCGTTAAGCAAAAGGTCCTGATCCTGTCATCTCGTGGTGTAACTTATCGTCAACGCCATTTGCTTACAGATCTGATTAATATGATGCCACACACGAAGAAGGACAGCAAGTTCGAGTCTAAGGACCGTCTGTACGAGCTCAATGAGCTTGCTGACCTTTACAACTGTAACAATATctacttttttgaatctcGTCGTCGCGAGGATCTTTATTTGCACATTGCGCGTGCTCCTAACGGACCTACTGTTAAATTTCACATCGAAAACTTGCATACAATGGACGAACTAAACATGACAGGAAATGCTTTGAAGGGTTCCCGTCCTATTCTCTCTTTTGACAAAACATTTGACTCTGCTCCTCATTTGAAGATTGTCAAAGAGCTTCTGCAACAAACCCTTGGTATTCCAAAGGGTGCTCGTCGTAGCAAACCTTTCATTGACCGTGTTTGTACACTCACTGTTGCTGACAACAAGATTTGGTTCAGAAACTACGAAATTCGCCAAAATGAGGATTCAGAGAAAGATCCTGTTACCTTGTTTGAAATTGGTCCTCGTTTTGTCATGACCATTATCAACATTATTGAAGGATCCTTCGGCGGTCCCgttatcttcaaaaatgacACCTTCGTCAGTGCAACCATGGCTCGTGCAGCTcttcgtaaacaaactgCTCAGCGCTATGTCAATCgtcaagaaaacaaacttgAGCACGCTGTTCGTGTCAAGCAAAATGAATACCCAGAAGATCCTTTGGAGAAGGTGTTTGCataa
- the tsf1 gene encoding mitochondrial translation elongation factor EF-Ts Tsf1 — protein MLRLNIMRQRLSAIQRPFVAGMRLRGYSKMSGKMSNIKTLRMENTASIDIIKQAVEEAGVGNLEKAREILSKKIQQRGGKIAEKTKDRIAKQGWISQCVSADRRKAIMVEVNCESDFVSQTASFQEFSRTIASSLLPHIPSTEATIFLNDSNYNTIFQNKTLALPTDSAASDSSVGTLNDYLLKATSLTGEKVTINRILGFNALQPNSRIGIYAHGATATASTQLGRIASMALVRQASDKYSEIAGLVAKEIVAQAPESTDELLSLPSISQSPKTIQELLNGGSILNWIRWERGTS, from the coding sequence atgttaAGATTAAATATCATGCGCCAGCGTCTTAGCGCGATTCAGAGACCTTTTGTAGCTGGTATGCGTCTGCGAGGATACAGCAAGATGAGCGGTAAAATGAGTAATATAAAAACCCTCAGAATGGAAAACACTGCTTCTATAGATATAATAAAACAGGCTGTTGAAGAAGCAGGTGTCGGAAACcttgaaaaagcaagagaGATTCtctcaaagaaaattcagCAACGCGGAGGAAAGATTgcagaaaaaacaaaagaccGTATCGCTAAGCAAGGATGGATTTCTCAATGTGTGTCAGCCGATCGAAGGAAAGCAATTATGGTCGAAGTTAATTGTGAATCTGATTTTGTGAGTCAAACAGCATCTTTTCAAGAGTTCTCTAGAACTATTGcatcttctcttcttcctcataTTCCATCGACTGAAGCTACCATTTTCTTGAATGATTCCAATTATAACACaatatttcaaaacaagACTTTGGCGCTCCCTACAGACTCTGCCGCGTCGGATAGCAGCGTCGGAACTTTAAATGATTATTTGCTGAAAGCAACGTCTTTAACTGGAGAAAAGGTAACCATTAACAGAATCCTTGGCTTCAATGCCTTACAACCCAATTCACGTATCGGCATTTATGCCCATGGAGCAACAGCTACAGCTTCTACTCAACTGGGACGAATTGCTTCTATGGCACTCGTTCGACAAGCATCAGATAAGTATTCTGAAATAGCAGGCTTggttgcaaaagaaattgttgcCCAAGCACCGGAGTCTACCGACGAGCTTCTATCTTTGCCTTCTATTTCTCAGTCGCCCAAGACTATTCAGGAATTATTAAATGGCGGCAGTATTTTAAATTGGATCCGTTGGGAACGCGGTACTTCTTAA
- the gcd10 gene encoding tRNA (m1A) methyltransferase non-catalytic subunit Gcd10 — MLESSPIIQENSPVFIKLPSENIRFVTLKPNNTISLGKFGSFCTDDLFGKTYDETFEIYEPKKIRVLKTREVQSLEEENKTNKELMDCRSNQLMSQDEIEELRKQIKEGGLRGEEAIRQLTSKSLTFDQKTQYAQAKYVNRKGEKYLQQFRALRPCLETVTEYMLDHDQYKIMELTADCSTYMMTLGNAQPGGRYLVVDETGCLFLGSLLERLGGDCKVTLVHPNEQPNSSCLELWGKEYTEESLVEKGILRTLNWLQVIGPEEALKDMHVDDCTEEELNEMKLRHKKRYESRKASYARLQSSLEDFEKGNFDALFVLSNHTPMSVLNLLLPKIGSSRPVLVYSPYQQVLVDTHHELFKWSNPCEVTETNNEDITNDESSEKHELQDTQNAWVEKLIMLDIHEIRTRPYQVLPERTHPFMSIRGDMGYVLSGLKVLSSVCTVAAGRFPKRQKQGAGNKKKANTRV; from the exons ATGTTAGAGAGCAGCCCCATCATACAGGAAAATAGCCCtgttttcatcaaattaCCATCTGAGAATATTCGGTTTGTAACACTAAAGCCAAATAA TACAATTAGTCTTGGTAAATTTGGATCCTTCTGCACAGACGATTTATTTGGAAAGACCTACGATGAAACATTTGAGATTTACGAGCCTAAAAAAATACGCGTGTTGAAAACTCGTGAAGTCCAAAGTTTGGAGGAGGAGAATAAGACCAATAAAGAATTAATGGACTGTCGTAGCAATCAGCTCATGAGCcaagatgaaattgaagagcTACGAAAGCAAATTAAAGAAGGAGGACTTCGCGGCGAAGAAGCAATTCGTCAATTGACATCTAAAAGTTTAACTTTTGATCAAAAGACTCAGTATGCTCAAGCCAAATATGTAAATCGTAAGGGAGAAAAATACCTTCAACAGTTTCGAGCATTGAGACCTTGTCTTGAAACCGTGACCGAATATATGCTCGATCATGACCAGTATAAAATTATGGAGTTAACAGCTGACTGCTCCACTTACATGATGACATTAGGAAATGCTCAACCTGGAGGCAGATATCTTGTGGTCGACGAAACGGGCTGCCTCTTTCTGGGTTCCTTACTGGAACGCCTAGGTGGAGACTGTAAAGTTACTTTAGTCCATCCCAATGAGCAACCGAACAGCTCTTGCTTGGAACTTTGGGGAAAAGAGTACACAGAAGAAAGCCTTGtcgaaaaaggaattctACGGACTTTGAATTGGTTACAAGTTATTGGCCCAGAAGAAGCTTTGAAGGATATGCATGTGGATGATTGTACCGAGGAAGAGcttaatgaaatgaaacttCGCCATAAAAAGAGATATGAGAGTCGGAAAGCTTCCTATGCTCGTTTACAGTCTAGTCTTGaggattttgaaaaaggaaattttgaTGCGTTATTTGTTTTAAGCAATCATACACCAATGTCAGTATTAAATCTGCTTCTACCTAAAATTGGATCCTCTCGTCCTGTACTTGTTTATTCACCCTATCAACAAGTGCTAGTCGATACCCATCACGAGTTGTTCAAGTGGTCTAACCCATGTGAAGTAACAGAGACGAATAACGAAGACATAACTAACGATGAATCTTCTGAAAAACATGAGTTGCAGGATACCCAAAACGCGTGGGTTGAAAAACTTATCATGTTGGATATCCATGAAATCCGTACTCGTCCTTACCAAGTTCTTCCAGAACGTACTCATCCATTTATGAGTATTCGAGGAGACATGGGATATGTCTTGTCTGGGCTCAAGGTACTTTCTTCCGTATGCACCGTTGCCGCTGGCAGATTTCCCAAACGGCAAAAGCAAGGTGCtggaaacaagaaaaaagcgaaCACAAGAGTATAG